TGCCTGCCCCTCTTGGTGCAGATGCCGATCCTGTTTGCGCTGTTTGCCACCCTGCGGGGATCACCGTTCGCCGACGTCCCCTACACCCTGAATCTCAAGGTGTTGCCGGCCGATCAAATCGCCGCGGTCGAGCCGAAGCCGTTCAACAGCGCCAGTCACTCCATCTTTGTGACCAGCACGGATCACGTCCCCGTGATCGCCAGCTTGGAGAAGGGCACCAAGTTGGGGGTGGGGGATACCGAGACCGTCAGCCTGCACACCAAGGATGGCTCCAGCTTCGCCTCCGTCCTGAGCGGCGTTGAGAACGGCTCCTCCTTTGCCCCCACCTGGTCCGTCACCAAGGGTGAGGGCGTGGTCAGCGTCGACCAAAACGGTGCCATCCACGCCATTTCGGCTGGTGACGCCACCGTCGAGGCCAAGATCCCTGGCCTGGCTGCCCGCAGTGGGTTCCTCTTCATCAAGGCCCTGGGCCAGGTCGGCTTTTACACCGACGGCGCCATCAACTGGGACATCGCCATCCTGGTGGGCGGCTTCGGCATCACCCTGTTCCTGAGCCAGATCCTCTCGGGCATGGGCATGCCCGCCAACCCCCAACAGGCCACCGCCAACAAGATCACCCCCGTGATGATCACCGGGATGTTCCTGTTCTTCCCCCTGCCCGCAGGGGTGCTGCTCTACATGGTCATCGCCAACGTCTTCCAGGCGATCCAGACCTTCCTGCTGACCCGCGAGGCCCTGCCGGACAACCTGCAGACCATCCTCGATCAGCAACTCGCCGCCGAGGCCAAAACCGTGACGGCGACGGTGACCGGTGGCAGCCGCATGCCGTTCGAACCGAAGGGCAAGAAGTAGGCCATGGGCGACGGCCTCCAGACCGGTGATCCCCTCCATCCAGTGCCGCTCCAGGAGCTCCAGCTTCTTGAGCAGGGCAAACACTGGAGCATCGATAAGCGGCTCACTAAGCTCGACAGCCTGACCCCCGTCCGCGGTCACCTGCACGCGGTCCATCGCGGCAATATTTTGGAGTTGGACGGCGAAGCCAACACCATCGTCACCCTCTGCTGTGACCGCTGCCTGCAGCAGTTCAACCATCCCCTGAGCTTTCAAACCCGCGAGGTCCTCTGGCTCGGCGAACAGGCCAGGGAGCAGGGCATGGATCTGGAGAGCGTGCTCGAGGCCGGCGGTGACGTCATCGACCTGGATCCCGATGCGCTCACCGAAAGCATGGATCCCCGGGCGGATTTCGAGCCCGAGCACTGGGTCTTTGAGCAACTCAATCTCCAGCTGCCCGTCGTCAATCGCTGCGGAGCGGACTGCCCCGGTCCCAAGCTGAAGGCTGAGCCCGGCGATGAGCCGATGGACCCCCGCTGGGCGGCCCTGAAGAAACTGAACCCATGAGTCAGGCCTGGGCTGACCACCTCGATCTGCTGATCCGGGCCAGGACGCCCATTCTCTGGATCCGCAGCCAAGAGGAGGAACGCATCGCCAACCTGCTCGCTGAAGCGGCGAAGCGCCTCGATCAACGGTCCCTGGCCCGCTGGGATTACATCAGTGGCTTGAAGGGCTGGGCCGGCCGCGATGGGGAAGCCGCCCGCAATCCGTTAGCGGCCCTGGAAAGCCTGAGCGCCTTGCCGGCTGAGCAACCCGCCCTGTTGGTGCTCCACGATTTCCATCGATACGCGGACGACAGCAGCATCTGCCGCAAGCTCCGCAACCTGGCCTCGAGCCTGCGCCAACGCCCGCAAACCCTCGTGATCACGGCCGCGGAGTGGCAACTCCCCCGGGAACTGGAGGAGTGCATCACCCTGTTGGATCTTCCGCTGCCCAACCAACAGGAGATCCAGACGTTGCTCGGGAACATCGCCCAAGCCAGCGGACAAGCCATGGGAGCGGAGCTGCTGGAGCAACTCACCCACAGCTGCAGTGGCCTCAGTGAGCAGCGCATCCGGCAGGTGGCCGCCAGGGGCCTCGCCAGCCGCGGCCAGCTGGGCAGTGCGGACCTCGACGAGGTGCTCGAGGAAAAACGCCAGGCGATTGCCCGCAGCGAACTGCTGGAGTACTGCCCGACCGAAGCCACCCCAGCCGACATCGGCGGACTCGATGCCCTGAAGCGCTGGCTCGAGCAACGCCACATGGCCTTCAGCGACGAGGCGCGCCGCTACGGCCTGCCACTGCCGCGGGGGGTGTTGCTGGTGGGGCCCCAGGGCACGGGCAAATCCCTTACGGCTAAGGCCATCGCCCACAGCTGGAGCATGCCGCTGCTGCGCCTGGATGTTGGACGGCTGTTTGCCGGACTGGTGGGTGCCTCAGAGGCGCGGACCCGGGACATGATTCAACGGGCCGAGGCCATGGCCCCCTGCGTGCTCTGGATTGACGAGATCGACAAGGGCTTTGGCAGTGCCGATGGCCGCAGTGACGGGGGCACCAGCCAACGGGTGTTGGCAAGTTTGCTGACCTGGATGGCGGAGAAGAGCAGCGCTGTCTTTGTCGTCGCCACCGCGAATGGTGTGGAGAAACTGCCGGCGGAGCTGCTGCGCAAAGGCCGCTTTGATGAGATTTTCCTGCTCGATCTACCCGACGCCCAAGAACGGCGAACGATCCTTGATTTGCAACTGAGGCGCCGGCGGCCGATTCATCAGATCCCCCTCGATGTTGTCGTGGACCGGACCCAGGGGTTCTCGGGAGCCGAGCTCGAGCAGGTGGTGATTGAGGCGATGCACCAGGCCTTCAGCGAATCCCGTGAGTTCGGCGAGGCTGATCTCAGCAGTGCGGCCGCCCAACTGGTGCCCTTGTCCCGCACCGCGCGCGAACAGTTGGAGCAACTGCAGCAGTGGGCCAGCAGCGGCCGGGCCCGCCCCGCCTCCACACATTGCGGCGGGTAAAGAAGACCAACGCCAGGTAAAGAAGCCCGGTGATCGGTCGCGCTGATTTCGAGGGTCGCAGCAAGCTGCATGGAACGCATCCAAGCCGCAATGGATCAACGCCCTGCCCTCGCCACACAACTGTTGGTTGCTGGCCTCGGCGCTGGTGTCATCACCAGCTACGCGGTTGCCCAAGGACAGAATCCCCTGACCGCCCTGAGCATTACGGTGTTCTCAGCCTTGGCCGCCGTGATGGTCGGCCAGGTCCTCTAGACCCGAGCCCACTTTCTGCCATGCCCGCAGACACGCTCTCGACCAGTCAGCGGGAAAGCCTGATCGACGCCCTGCGTTCCTGCCGCAGCACCGAGGAACGCTTGGCGTTTGCCAAGGACTACGCCCAAACCGGTCGCGAACCCCTTTGGGAGTTGATCTGCGATCTCTTGATCAGCCGCTCCATATCGCGGGCCGTGGCGGCCCACTGGCTGAAGGACCTGATCGAAGAAGGGAAAGCCTCTTAGCGGGAGGTCCGCTCGGCATCCGCCTTGATCGATGCCTCAAGCTGACGCCGCTTGTCTTCGATCAGGTGGGCACTGCTGACAAAGGCACAGGCCGTATGGCCATCTTTGGTGAGGCAAACCTTGTAACCGAGGCCATCGGTTGTGGGTTCAAAGTCCATCAGACGCGTGCCGATGCGCCATTAGAGCTCGCAGGTTCGAAACCAACAAGGGATTGTCACCAGTAGTGTTCAAACCCGCAACGCAAAAGACAGGCATGGACGGACGGCTTGTGGTGATCGGCTTGTTGCTCGTCTTTGCAGGCTTGTACGTCTCGGTTTACTTCGTAACCCAGGGCATCACCCCTCCCGGCTGAAGCAAAATGGTGCCCCCCAGTGCACGGTCCTGGCGCAGTTTCGCCATCAAGATTGGCCTGTTTTGGATCGCCAAGCTCTGGGTCTGCCAGGTCGATGTCACCCGGCCGATCTGCCATGTTGTCGAGCGCGGCTTTCTGCCCTGCCTGCTGACATTTGCCGTGATGGATTTCCTCGTGTTGCCCTGGCTGCGGCGCAAGCGCTAGCGAGGGCTGAACGAGGCCGCTAAAACACAAGAAAGACCCGAGCTCAGAGCCGCGACTGCATGTTCAAGATCTATCGGAAGGTCTCTGAATTTCTGGCTCGCTTTCTGACGGTTGGTCATCCCCTACGGATTCCGGCGCTGCTGATATCGCTGTTGTTTTTCTGCTTGGCCGCCACCTGGACCTTTTGGGCCACCTGGGGCGTCTTAAGCGGCGTGCTGGGCCTCTCGAATGTGATCGGAATCAGTGCCGGAGTGGGAATGAACATCGCAGTCCTCAAGTTGCCCGCTTAGACGCGGCTAAAGCGGAGATAGGCCAGATAACAAATCAGGGTTAAGGCCAAGACCTGAGCCAGGGAGGGCACCAGGAAGCAACCGACAAGAACCCCAAGCGTGAGCAAGACGATGGTGGAGGGCCGCTCGGGGTTGAGCGACTTCAAGAGTCCTCCACGAAACGGGTTCATCAAGGGAGTGCGGCTGCTCCCTTATCCAGCAGGAGCGAGGGTCCGACCAGGGGAAGAAATGCTGATGAAATATTCGGCCTTGACATCGGCAGGGCGTTGGCTTGGATCGTCCCTAACAGGGAGGGGCTGATGGCCGGCTACTGGTATCAGTTCAACAACGGCGATCTGCTCTGCTCAGCGGTGCATCCCTCCACAGTGGATTGCCAGCCAGCGGCTGCACGGCAAGGGCAAATCGTCTATCAGGTCTTCAGTAGCCGAGAACGCTTCCGGTTGCTCCGCCTGCATCGCCGCAGGGGCAACCCATCGATCGACTTCGATCAGTGCGCTTGATTCGACCCATGACAGCCACGGGCCGGGCCGTGCGCTTCATCGCCTTGATCGTCCTGATCGGGCTCTTCGTCTGGATGATGCGGCATCAACCGCGGACGCCAAAAGCCAACGGAACTGGACTTCCGGCATCCGGGATGGGCTCACCGAGGCCGGGCATGCGCAGCCTGGGGTACTGACAGAGAACTCACCACATGTTTCGCGACCTCTGCCCGGCCCTCGCCAACAAGACCTACTTCAACTAGAGACACAAGCCCCAAGAAGCCAGTGTTTGCAGTGATTTTAGGGGTGAGAGTGGAGCGGCTCTACCAACGCTTCTACCAACGCCAGAAACACAAGCAACGACAAAAAGGAGGCCCATGGGGGCTTCTGGAGTCCTTGTGTGTACGAGAAGAGGCTTCTGAAATTTGCGGTGGGAATGGCGGTCCTTAGCTGCTTCAGCAAGCCCTGCCAAGAAAGCCCAGCTCAACCTAGCGATGAGCCACTGGGCGAGATTGTGAGGACTTGATGGGCACCTTGCGTGGTCGGTGGGCTTCTGATGCCGCCAGCGGCAGCTCGCCATGCCCCTTGCGGACAATGCCGGTTACGAGGTTGGGATTCACGGTGCGCACTGCACCGCTATCGACGTCAGTGATTTGGAAGAAGGAGTTGGCGCTGCATCGTGCTCCGCCTTCGCAGTGGATGACCTGACCGACCCACCAGCCACCTTCATGTGGCTCCACCAGCACTGCGTCGCCGACGCCGACGTGCAGGAAGACCGGTTCGAGTGACGAGCTGCCGGTGATTGCCGCCATAGACCACCTGAGTAGTACCCACGTTCTATCAGGAGGCATGCCTATGGCAATAGGAAAATTGGCTCATCCCGAGAGTGCGGCCAATGCATGCTCCAGAAATAAAGAAATCCTGAGCACAACTACCGATGCTCTTCAGGATTGAGGTCGGCCATGACTGCTTAGGTGCGTGGTCCACAAGCCCGAGCTGGTTCTTACCGCCTCGCTTGTCCTAGAGGCTGCGCGACCAACCCTTGCAATCGGTTCGGGACCGAGGCCATAACCGCTCAGGAGGCGACTGGTGCATAGGTCGTTGTCCGAGACGGGGTAGTGCCAAGCTCCCCCACCTCAACACTCCCCGCTACTGAGCAGTGGGTCGGGGAGCTGTTGGGCTCACTCGTAATCCGTGACCTTGATCCTTGGCGCCGAGGGGAGGAGAGATGAGCGCAACCCAGGAGCAGGCAGGCCATATGTCAGAGCTCGGATTCTTCTGGAACCTCCCTTGAGGACGGAACTCGCGGAGCCACATGCAACGACTCTTTCTTTCTTCCGTCAGAAGAGGGCTGCCAATCTGAATAAACAACCTTCCAAGCCTTGACGGTTTCTGGACCAATTTCATTGATCCTTAGACCGGTGGATCCATCATTTGAAAGCAAGACAAAAGCTTTTCCATTCACCATGTCGTAGTTAGCCAAAGCAGCCGCAATGGCTTTGTTGACCCTAAAAACGCCATCGCACCCATTAACAACTAGATAGCCGTCACCATTCTTGATTCCAAAAGACTGAATTGATTCACTACCAGTCGTCACGCGTCGACCGAAAGACTTATTGGCAACCGTTTCTTGCCTGACCCGGATTGTGTTCCGGCCAAAGAACGAAGCAACCCTGAAGGATTTATTATAATTGCGATCAAATACACCAATCGTCGTCCCTGTGATTGGGTTTTTCAGGATTACTGGCTTGGAAAGAGGGAATTTGGTGCTCTCAAGGTCTTGCGACCTCCAGTCTTCGGTAATAGTGAAGACTTCGACGCCGGGAAAGACCCTAGGAAGCTTCTCTTGTCCATATTGAATATATTCTTCTGTTCTATATGGCGAACACAGGAGGAGCTCTTCTTTTAATACATCGCCGTATTTCTTTGGTGATATTTCATACGCTGCTGCAGGCAATGAAGAGGCGAGAAGTGTTGCGCCAGCAAGAGCTAGCAGACCGGGAGAGCGCATAAGCTTCTTTTTTCTATATCTAAGCTAGCATGACTTCTGTAGTCACTTGTAGGTGAAGGCTAATGATCGCCTCTGGACTTGTGGTGTCAGCGCTATTTGGGATGGCACTACTGAGCGCTGAATCGCCGGCGAACGCGGCTCCTTCAGTCTTGGTGGAGAGCGGCGTCAACTGCCCTGGAAGCTATGTAAAAGCAGGGAGAGGCAAGAATTGCCAAGCAGCGCCCGAATATGTAGACATCATCTACCTCGGAGAGAATATAAGGGAATCCTGCAAACCCACCTACACCCGTCTCAATGCTGGCGACAGCAAGTGGTGCGTAAAATACAGCGAGCAATACTAATACGCTCGGATAGCTTCACTTGCAAGATTGATGAGTTTACGTGGGTTTGCATCCACAACCACCTCCTTCCCGCCTTCTGCATTGCTTCCTCAATCAGCATCCATTCCGCTGCCGTGTGACGCGTCTGCCATCCGTACTGCTCGCATGCGAACACACTGAAGGCCGTGCGTCCCACGTCCTTGGCTGGTCCTAGCCGCCAAGCTCGTCCTAGTGGATGCGCCACCCCCTTGCATTGACGGCACCACCGAGGCCATAACCGCTGAGGACACGGTGGTCGTTCCTACGTGATCCGAGACGGGGGAGTGCCAAACTCCCCCACCTCAACACTCCCCGCTACTGAGCAGTGGGTCGGGGAGCTGTTGGTCCAGAGATAACTGCTTGCTCTAGTTGCGGTTGATACGCATGGATTCGCACCCTTGCGGTCACTGTGACCTGGTTAGACACGTCCCCATGACCTTTTTGATGCACTGGTCTTTCAAGACCGGCTATCACGAAATTGCCGCCAAAAAGTTCATGGCGACAGGTGCTCCTTTCCCCTCATGCAAGTCCTGGAAACGCTTCCACGCACCTGGCTCGGTAGAAGGTTGGATTCTTGTGGAGGCGGACGATGCATCTGCCTGCTACGAGCATGCGGCCGAGTGGGCTGAGTGCCTGGATTGGGAGGTAACTCCCGTTCTTTCTGACGAAGAAGCTGGTCCGCTGATTGCCAAGGTCTACGCATAGTTCTTTGCCGGGGCTCCGCCTACGCGGTCGTCCCACCTCAACACTCCCCGCGACTAAGCAGTGGGTCGGGGAGCTTATGGCGATTGCCATGAGGCCAGCGCGTTGATCATTTCCTGGGCAAGTAGCCGCATCTCAGGCGCTGAGCGGCATCTGAGGGCCCGTTGGTATGGATTGGAGCGGCTGCTGGTATGCACACCTCACCAGCTGCTTGAAGCCGTCCTGCGGCGGTCCTCAGACCCACACAAAACGTTCAACCGGTCACAAACGGCACATCCCCGCTGGAACGGCTGCCGGATCATCTCCTCACGACCTTGGGTCGGACTTCGGGAGGGTGAAGGGGTCTTCAACACCCCTTCTTTTTTTGTCTGCCTGAGTGCTGCTGGGTTGCATCAACAGACGCTGCTGCCATTCCTAGTCCAGCTGCTCAAGGCTGGTGAGCACGTCTGGGTTCATTGGAAGGTCGCCCAGTGATCGGCTAACGCTGGCATTAGTGTGAGGCGAGTGGCTGCAAATGCCAGCAAACGGACTCCCGGTATGGGGTAAATGTAGTCCTTGCCGGTGCCTGAAGTGGGTTTAGAAATTTGCGGCAGCAATCGCCTTAAACAAGAAGCGGATCAGATGAATGGCATTTCACCAATCTGCATCCAAGCAGCCCCGGGGCAACAACCTCCGCTGGACGACAGAAGAGGACGTGGGACAGCGATGGGAAATCTTTGAATACGGGCTGGGCTGCGCTAGTTCGTGAGTAGCTTGAACCATCTGGTGTTGATCAATAAAAAAGCCGCCTTATTCGGCGGCCTGGCTAACTTCTTATACCCTTCTCATCAAAGTCGAATACGAACACCTGCGCGAGCGCCATAGGAATACAGAGGAGAATAATTTAGTCCATTGATGGAGAAAGCTGTAGAGCCATTGTAAGTAGCCTCTACAAACACATCAGCTTTGCTGGTTGCTGCATATGCCACACCAGCTTTTGCAAGATAGCCGAAAGCTCCAGCGTTGCCGCCATCGACTTTTACACTTTGAGAAAATGTGCCAGTCGCTCCCGAGCTCAACGAAGCGCTACCGGACTGAGTAGGGACGGATACGTTTGTGTAGCCAATCCCACCGCCCACATAAGGAGTAAACTTGGACTTTGTCTCAATGTCATAATAAGCGCTCGCGAATATACTGTTTGTGCTGAGAGTGCCAGTTCCGGTGATAGTGAAGCCGTACGGGATATCGGTGTATGTATTGCCAAGGTTAGTGCCACTTTCATGACCACTGCCGGTGATTTCACCGATCATTGGTCCATTAAATAGATACGTTAGCTCAGCTCTAATATCGCCGAAGTCGTACCCAAAGCCAGCTTCGCCGGCAAAGCCCACCCCAAGATCAAGTTGAGGAGTAAGGAAGCCGGAATAGGCATCACCGTTATCAAATACTCCCGAGTATGACTTTTCATTGTTGCCGGTATTGTTTGTCCATGAAGCACCAGCTCCAAGCGTCGCATAGAAGCCCTTAGCCTCTTCAGAAGGGTCTTGAGCGAACACCGGAGAGCTGACAGCAAAAAAGGTAGCCGCTGCTGCTGCGATCCTGAAATGGACTCTCATCTTATGTTTGGTAGATGTTCCCCTATTTAAACGCAGGGAAAACTCATGCAGGCTTCCCTTATGGCAATACTTGACCTGACACATCTAATTCGAATCAGCGTCCATCCCTAATTGCTCGCATGTAAAGCGTTGGCCCCTGCAACCCTTCAAGTTTTGATCGGCTACGAGCATTGAAGCTCGTGGCATTTCATCTGGTGTTTGGCATGGTATTCTCGTGAGGCAGTGCTTACTTATTGCCTGGGCTATCACCGTTGTTGAAAGCAATTCAGTCCCGAAGGCCTTTCTGGCGGGCTGTTGAACTTGCTTAATCTTGAAATATAGAGGGTCTTTGGAATAATGTCGATTCAATAAAAAAATGACCTTGATCCATCGCTCCCATTTCTTTGCTCATACTTTTTGAAGGGCTACAGGTGTTAGTTCAATCTCCAGCTGCTCATATCTACTAGTGACTGTGACTGGCGCATATTTCCACTGGTCGACAAGCTCGCAGATCTGAGTCAGGGTGTATTCAATTGTGCCCAACGACTCCATTGCAATCGTCTCTTGCTGAAGGCTTGACCAGTCGATGGCCTTTACAAGTGATACAAACTGCTCAACCAGTTCACTTGTTGCAGTGTTGAGGCCTTGATTTTCTTTTGGTCCAGATGATGTTGAAATCTTGGTTGGTTCTTTACTTTCTTCCGTTACCTCACTTTTCGGAAACTGTTGTCTAAGTTCTTTAAGGCGGCGAACAGTGATTGATTGCTGTCCTGCACAGAAGTTGAAGTTCTCAAAACTAACCTCCTCTTGTGTCACTTTGAAAGGTTCAGGAGACATCCTGCTTAGCTCGTAAAGATGTGATGGAGTAAGGGTGTCAAACCACTTCTACTCATCTTTATCAGTATGCCGACTAGTTAACCAATCAGCTGTAGCTGCCAGTTTGTGTGCATTGCTCCTTTTGAAACCAACTGACTCAAGCATCCGTTGTGCTTGCTTCCTAAGTCGTTTTGACTGCCACCCGTACTTATTGCCCTTATCGAAACGATGATTTTTCTCAAGATATTCTGCTTCATT
This DNA window, taken from Synechococcus sp. LTW-R, encodes the following:
- a CDS encoding outer membrane protein; translated protein: MCQVKYCHKGSLHEFSLRLNRGTSTKHKMRVHFRIAAAAATFFAVSSPVFAQDPSEEAKGFYATLGAGASWTNNTGNNEKSYSGVFDNGDAYSGFLTPQLDLGVGFAGEAGFGYDFGDIRAELTYLFNGPMIGEITGSGHESGTNLGNTYTDIPYGFTITGTGTLSTNSIFASAYYDIETKSKFTPYVGGGIGYTNVSVPTQSGSASLSSGATGTFSQSVKVDGGNAGAFGYLAKAGVAYAATSKADVFVEATYNGSTAFSINGLNYSPLYSYGARAGVRIRL
- the yidC gene encoding membrane protein insertase YidC, which encodes MIGYISDNLLLPILDFFYGLVPSYGLAIIALTVVIRLALFPLSAGSIRNARRMRIAQPVMQKRQAEIKAKYANNPQKQQEELGSLMKEFGSPLSGCLPLLVQMPILFALFATLRGSPFADVPYTLNLKVLPADQIAAVEPKPFNSASHSIFVTSTDHVPVIASLEKGTKLGVGDTETVSLHTKDGSSFASVLSGVENGSSFAPTWSVTKGEGVVSVDQNGAIHAISAGDATVEAKIPGLAARSGFLFIKALGQVGFYTDGAINWDIAILVGGFGITLFLSQILSGMGMPANPQQATANKITPVMITGMFLFFPLPAGVLLYMVIANVFQAIQTFLLTREALPDNLQTILDQQLAAEAKTVTATVTGGSRMPFEPKGKK
- a CDS encoding DUF177 domain-containing protein, whose product is MGDGLQTGDPLHPVPLQELQLLEQGKHWSIDKRLTKLDSLTPVRGHLHAVHRGNILELDGEANTIVTLCCDRCLQQFNHPLSFQTREVLWLGEQAREQGMDLESVLEAGGDVIDLDPDALTESMDPRADFEPEHWVFEQLNLQLPVVNRCGADCPGPKLKAEPGDEPMDPRWAALKKLNP
- a CDS encoding RNA recognition motif-containing protein; translated protein: MPADTLSTSQRESLIDALRSCRSTEERLAFAKDYAQTGREPLWELICDLLISRSISRAVAAHWLKDLIEEGKAS
- a CDS encoding AAA family ATPase, with the protein product MSQAWADHLDLLIRARTPILWIRSQEEERIANLLAEAAKRLDQRSLARWDYISGLKGWAGRDGEAARNPLAALESLSALPAEQPALLVLHDFHRYADDSSICRKLRNLASSLRQRPQTLVITAAEWQLPRELEECITLLDLPLPNQQEIQTLLGNIAQASGQAMGAELLEQLTHSCSGLSEQRIRQVAARGLASRGQLGSADLDEVLEEKRQAIARSELLEYCPTEATPADIGGLDALKRWLEQRHMAFSDEARRYGLPLPRGVLLVGPQGTGKSLTAKAIAHSWSMPLLRLDVGRLFAGLVGASEARTRDMIQRAEAMAPCVLWIDEIDKGFGSADGRSDGGTSQRVLASLLTWMAEKSSAVFVVATANGVEKLPAELLRKGRFDEIFLLDLPDAQERRTILDLQLRRRRPIHQIPLDVVVDRTQGFSGAELEQVVIEAMHQAFSESREFGEADLSSAAAQLVPLSRTAREQLEQLQQWASSGRARPASTHCGG
- a CDS encoding DUF3104 domain-containing protein — its product is MAAITGSSSLEPVFLHVGVGDAVLVEPHEGGWWVGQVIHCEGGARCSANSFFQITDVDSGAVRTVNPNLVTGIVRKGHGELPLAASEAHRPRKVPIKSSQSRPVAHR
- a CDS encoding DUF3303 domain-containing protein, which encodes MTFLMHWSFKTGYHEIAAKKFMATGAPFPSCKSWKRFHAPGSVEGWILVEADDASACYEHAAEWAECLDWEVTPVLSDEEAGPLIAKVYA